The Saccharothrix violaceirubra genome segment TGGTCGCGTTGCCACACCGCGAAGTCCGGGTAGCCCAGCCGCAGCGGCGGCAGCGCCTCGCCCCGGCCCGCGTACGCCTCGCCCAGGTCGTGCAGCAGCACGGCCAGCGACCACGCGTCGGAGACGATGTGGTGCAGGGTCAGCACCAGCACGTGGTCGTCCTCGGCGAACCGGCCCAGGTCCGCCACGAACAGCGGCCCCCGGTGCAGGTCGAACCCGACCGCGCCGCGTTCGTCCGCGAACCGCTGCGCCCGCGCGTCCCGGTCGTCGGCCGGCAGGTCGACCAGGTTCAGCGTCGCGGCGCCGGTGGGCGCCACGAGCTGGACCGGTTCGCCGCCCGAGTCCGGGAACGTCGTGCGCAACGCCGCGTGCCGCCGCACCAGCAGGTCCAGCGCGGACCGCAGCGCGTCGACGTCGAGCGGGCCGCGCAGCCGGACCGCGATCGGCACGTTGTACACGGCCGTGCCCGGTGCGAACCGGTCGAGGAACCACAGCCGCTGCTGGCCGAACGACAGCGGGTACGGGGTGGGCGTGGACGCGCGGGCACGCAGCCGTTCGGCGAGCAGCGCCCGCTTGCGTGCGGCTGGGTCGGTCATGGGTCAGCTCCCGGACGTGGCGAGGCGGTCGGCGGCGGCGCTCACGTCGCCGCGCAGGTGGCCCGGCACCCGGTCGCCGAAGCGCTGGAGGTAGGCGGCCACGGTCGCGTCGTCGTCGCGCAGGAACGGGAAGTCGGTCGGGACCATGTGCCGGACCGCGAGCAGCGGCACCGGGCTGCGCAGCGGCCGGAACGCCGGGTTCCACAGGCCCGCCTTGTCGGGGGGACCGGGGTGGAACTCGCCGATCATCAGCCCCTGCTGGGTGTAGTCGGGCTTGAGCAGCTCCTGGGTGCGGTCGACCACGGTGTGGTCGGCCAGGTCCGGGAACAGCACCAGGATCGTCTTGAACTGCGCGGCCGGGCCCGCGGTGGGCGCCAGGTCGACGAACCAGTCCCGGTAGTGCAGCAGCAGCTCGGCCAGCTCGTCGGGACCGTGCGGCACACCGGGGTGCACCGAGATCCAGAACAGCCCGCGCTGCAACGAGGTGTCGGTGAACGGGCACACCGCGCCGCGCCGCCCCAGCTCGGGGTGCGGTCCGACGAGGTACTCGCCCGCCCAGTCGAACACCGCGCGCAACGCGGGACCGTAGGCCGCCACCCCGTCGGGCAACGGACCGCGGAAATCGGCCGTCTCCACGAGCGGGTGGGTCGCGCCTGTCGGGTGGAACAGCATCAACTCACCTTCCTTCCGGCTCGGGACCGGTGTGCCAGCCCCGCGAGGACCGCGCCGGTGAGCGCGGCGGTGACACCGCCCAACAGGCGGTCCTGGCGCCGGACCCGGGCCAGTGCCTCGCCGTACGGAGTGGTGGTATGGGAAACCAGGGTGTAGAGCGGGACCCACGCGCGTGGGAACCACCTGTGCAGCAACAGATCGGCCTTGCGCCGGGCCAGGAACAGCGGCGAGCGCACGCGGTCGCGAAGCTCGACGAAGTTGCGTTTGGACAGTTCCGCCAGCACGTCGGTGTGCGGACGGCGGAAGCGCTCGAACGCCGCCAACGCGGCGGGCAGGTCGTCGGGGTGCGCGGCCAGGCAGCGGTCCAGGACCGAGCAGTCCTCGAACGCGGCGTTCATGCCCTGCCCGTAGAACGGGTACACCGCGTGGGCCGCGTCGCCGAGCAGGACCGTGCCGCGCCCGTCGTCGGTGGCCGTGTGCCACGGCGACGCGCGGATCGTGACCAGGCTCGCGGGCGGGTGGTCCAGGAACTGCTCCACCACGTCCGGGATGAGCGCGGGCACGTCCGGGAACCGGTCCGCGAAGAACGCGCGCACCCGCTCGGGCGTGTCCAGACCCGCGAACCCGGCCGGGCCCTCGAACGGCAGGAAGATCGTCGCGGTGAGCGTGCCGTCCGCGTTGGGGTGGGCCACGATCAGCCCGTCGTCGCCCGGCCACACGTGCAGGGCATAGGGGTCGGTACGCGGCTTTCCGCCGTCGTCCAACGGGATGAGCAGCTCCCGGTAGCCCCACTCCAGGTATTCCTGGTGCAGGTCCATCCGCAGCCCGCGGGCGAGCTGCGCGCGCACCGCGGAGAACGCGCCGTCCGCGCCCACGACCAGGTCGGCCGCGTGCTCCTCGCCGGCGATCACCGAGGGGACGGTGCGGTCGACGGCCGTGACCCGGTGCCCCCAGCGGAAGTCGACGCCCAGCCGTTCGGCCTCGTCGATCAGCGCCACGTTGAGGTCGTGCCGCAGCACCGAGTGCAGCACCTGGTCCTCTTCGGTGCCGTAGGGCTGGAAGCGCAGCGTGCCGTCCGGTGCGTGCACGACCCGACCGCGCATCGGCACGGTCGCCGGCTTGAGCCGGTCGAGCAGGCCGACCTCGCGCAACGCCACGATGCCGCGCTGGGACAGGCCGAGGTTGATCGACCGGCCCTCCTCGCGCACGCCCGGCGTGCGCGGGTCGCCCCGCCGTTCGAGCACCCGGACGGCGAAGCCCCGCCGGGCCAGGTACACCGACATCAGCGAGCCGGACAGCCCGGCGCCGACCACGACCGCCGTGCGGCTCACAGGACGTCCTCGCCGTCGGACAGGGTGCCCAGGAGCCGGTCGATCTCGGCGTCGGACAGGTCGTCGAGCTGGTCCAGCAGCGGCACCGGTCCCCGGGCCAGGTGGTCGTCGGCGCCCCGGACCGCGACGCTCAGACCGGCGATCGTGGGCGCGGCGAACAGCGCGGCCAACGGCACCTGCGCGGACAGGGTGGTGCGGACCCGGGCCAGCATCTGGGTCGCGGTCAGCGAGTGTCCGCCCAGCGCGAAGAAGTTGTCGTGCACGCCCAGCGGCACGTCCTCCGGGATGCTCAGCACCGCGCGCCAGATCACGGCCATGCTCGCCTCGGTCTCGTCGCGCGGCTCGACCCGGTCCGCCGACGCGGTGTGCCACGTCGGCTCGGGCAGCGCGGACCGGTCGACCTTGCCGGTGCCCGTGCGCGGGACGGACTCCAGGTCCACCACCGACGCCGGGAGCATGTACTCGGGCAGGTGCGCGGCCAGGTGCTCGCGCACGTCGGCCGGCGCGGCCGGGACGACGTAGGCGACCAGTCGCACGTCGGAGGCGTTCGCCGACCACGCGACCACGACCGCGTCGGCCACGTCCGGGTGCGCCCGGAGCACGGCCTCGACCTCGCCCGGCTCGATCCGGTAGCCGCGGATCTTGAGCTGCCGGTCGGCGCGGCCCAGGAACTCCAACCCGCCGTCCACCCGCCGCCGGACCAGGTCGCCCGTGGCGTACAGGCGCCCGCCGGTGCCGAAGGGGTCGGGCACGAACTTCGCGGCGGTCAGGTCCGGACGCCCGTGGTAGCCGCGGGCCACGCCCGCGCCGCCGATGTGCAGTTCGCCGATCACGCCCGGCGGCACCGGCCGCAGCGCGCGGTCGAGCACGTGCAGCGTCGTGCCCGCGATCGCCGGCCCCAGCCGCACCGGGTGCGGTGCGCGGGCGACCACGCCGACCGCCGAGTACACGGTCGTCTCGGTCGGGCCGTAGCCGTCGATCACCGTCGCGCCGCCGGACTGGAGTTCGTCCGCGAGGTCGCGGGTCATGGCCTCGCCGCCGCTGATCCGCAGCCGCACCCGGTCGGGCACGCCGCCCGCCGCCACGACCATGCGCCAGCTCGCCGGGCCACCCTGTACGACGGTCGCGCCCGACTCGTCGATCCGGGCGCGCAGCAACGCGCCGTCGGCGACCTCGTCCGCGTCGAGCACGGTCAGCGGCACGCCGCGCAGCAGCGGCACGAACATCTCCACGGTCGACACGTCGAACGCGGGCGTGGTGATCGACGCGAGCAGGTCGTCGGACCCGAGGTCGAGGACGTCGTCCATGGCCGACAGCAACGCGCCCAGGCCGCCCTGCGTCACGCGGACGCCCTTGGGCGTGCCGGTCGACCCCGACGTGTAGAGGACATAGGCGAGCATGCCGGGGTGCTGCGGCACGGCCTGGGGCGGCGTGTCCGGAAACTCGTGCACGGCACGGGAATCGACCGTGGTCCACGGGCCGCCGACCGCCACCGAGCCGTCCGTGACCAGCACGGGCGTGCCCGCGTCGGTGGCCATCGAGGTCAACCGGTGCACCGGCCACGACGGGTCCAGCGGCAGGTAACCGGCACCGGCCTTCCACGCGGCCAGCACGCCGACCAGCGTGGCCGCGCCGCGGTCCAGGCACAGCGCCACGGGCTCGTCGGGCCGGGCGCCCGCCGCGAGCAGGGCGTGCGCCAGCCGGTTCGCGGCCCGGTCCAGCTCGCCGCAGGTCAGTTCGCCCGCGAGGGCGACCGCGTCCGGGTGGGCGGCCACCGCGTCGAGCACCAGTCCGGCGGCGGTGTCCGAAGTGGACCGGACGAGGGGGAGTTCGGCGACCGGGGTGTCCGCGTCGGCGTCGAGCACGGCCGTGAAAGCGTCGTGCAGGGCCACGACCGAGGCCCGGTCGAACAGCTCGGCGTCGTACTGCCAGCGCGCGAACCAGTCCTCGCCCGCGCGTTCCACGGTCAGCGACAGGTCGAACTTGGCGCCGCCGTTGTGCACGGGCTCGGGGCCGAACCGCACGTCGCCCGCGGTCCGGACGCCGGGGACCGGCTCGACCGCGAACAGCACCTGCACCAACGGCGAGTGCGCGAGCGAGCGCGGCACGTCGGCGAGTTCCACGATCCGCTCGAACGGCAGGTCCTGGTGCGCCACCGCGGCCACGGTCTCGCGCTCGGCCGCCGTGACCGCGTCGCGCACGGTCGTGTCCTCGTCGAAGGTCGCGCGCAGCGGCACCGTGTTGGCCACGAACCCGACCAGGCCCTCGGTCTCCGGCCTGGTCCGCGCGGCGACCGGCGTGGCCACCAGGAGGTCGGCCTGCCCGGTCACCCGGTGCAGCACGCAGCCGAACAGGGCGAGCAGCCGTGCGAACGAGCCGTCGCCGACCCGGATCCGGGCCCGCAACTCGGCGCCCCGACCCGTCGGCCGCTCGGGGCGCGGGCGGTCGGTGGGCAGCGCGAGCACGGTCGGCACGTCGCGCAGCCGTTCGCGCCAGTACCCGTCGTCGAAGCTCTGTTCCTGTTGCCACAGCGCGTAATCCGGGTAGCCGATGGGCGGCTCGGGCAGGTCCTCGCCCGCGTACCGGCGGGCCAGCTCGTCGAACAGCACCGCGCACGACCAGCCGTCGGCGATTGCGTGGTGCAGTACGAGCACCAGCACGTGCCGGTCCGCCGTGAGTCGCAGCAGCACCGCCCGGAACAGCGGCCCGGTCTCCAGGTCGAACGCGACCCGGACCTGGTCGCGCACCCGCGCCGCGACCTCGGTGGCGGCCACGTCGACGACCGGCAGCTCCACCGGGACGGTCGACGCCACGACCTGCTCGGGCACGCCGTCGGGCGCGACCAGCGTGGTGCGCAACGCCTCGTGCCGGTCCACGACGTCGGCGAGCGCGGACCGCAGCCGGTCGACGTCGAGCGGACCGTCGACCGCGACCCGCCAGCCGATGTTGTACACCGGGCTGCCCGGCAGCAGCTGGTCGAGCAGCCACAGCCGGCGCTGCCCCGACGACGCCGGGAATCTGAACACCTCGGGCACGCTCACCGTGCTCCCTCCTCGAAGTGGCGCCACCCGCGCCGGTCGACCGCGACGACCCGGAACTCGGCGGTGTGCCGGTTGCCCGCGGCGTCGGTCAGCCACAGGTGGTCCGGGTCGGGCAACATCTCGCCCACGGTCATGGGCGCGTCCGGCCGTTCCCGGTCGAGCGCGCGCACGGCGTGCGCGAACAGCTCCACCGAGGGCGGGCTCGCCAAGTCGACGTAGAACGGCTTGTGCTCCACCGGGCTCTTCACGAACACGTAGCGCGGCATGGCGTTGGCGATGCGCCACGCCTGCGCGTCCAGGAACCGGGTGGGCTCGTCCGGGCCGAACGCGAACCGCGCGTCGGCGGACTTGAGCCGCCACGTCTCGCGGGCCACCACGAGCCGGTCCAGGGACACGCGCGGGGTGTGCGCACCGGCGGGCAACAGGCGGAAGTGCTGCACGAGCTGGGCCATGATCTGCTCGTTGAGCAGCTCGACCAGGTCGTGGTCCACGCGGCCGGACCGGTCGCGCACGACGAGCCGGCCGCCGTCCTCGACGATGACGCACTCGCCGACCGGCACCGCGCCCAGCAGGTCCGGCCCGCACGCGTCGTGGCCGAACGCGATCCGCAGGTCCCGGGGCAGGACCAGGGCGTCGGCCAGGCGTTGCGGCGTGCCGCCCTCCTCGCGGGTGGTCGACAGCACGACCCGGGGTCCGCCCAGGTCTGCCGCCATGGAGTCGCGCAGTTGCACCGGGTCCGGGTGCTGCGACACGAACAGCGCCGCCCGCATGGTGTTGACGCCGGGGTGCACCTCGCCGAGCACCCAGTGGTAGTCCCCGGCGCGGACGGCGGCGGCGTCCTTCGCCGCGATCAACACGTCCGGGCTGTGCTGCACGGCGCCGCGCCAGCCCGGCCGGGCGGTCGCGAACGCCTTGCGCACCGCGTCCCGCACCTGGTCGACCTCGTAGTGGACACGGCTCTCGTCCGGGTCGTGCGCACCCAACGCGTCCGCCCACTTGCGTTGAAGGGCGGTGACAAGCCGGGCGATGAGCCGTTCGTCGAGCCGGAAGATGGTGTCGTTGGCCCACAGCCAGAAGTCGGCGAGCCGCACGGTCGGATCTCCGGTCGCCTCGACCCGGCGGCGGTAGACCTCGCGCAACGCCTTCCCGTACAGCGCCGCACCGGCGGCGGTGAACCAGCGCGCGGCCTCCAGCACCAGGTCCAGGCCGGGCGAGAGGGTGTCCAGCAGCGCGGGGGAGAGGGTGACGTCCAGGTCGCGGCGGCACTCCTCGTGCACCACGGTCCGCCCGGCGTAGAACAGGCCGGGCCGGCGGACGGCGGCCGTGCCGGTGATGGCGGTGAACTTCTCCTGGAGCGCGCCGATCGCGTGGACCAGGCGGTCCGGGTCGCCCACCGCGTCGGCCACCTCGCCCCGGCCGCGCTCGACCTCGTCGAGGGTCGCGGCGATCCGGTCGCGGACGGCCGGGTCGTCGATCCGCTCGACCTGGCGGCGCAGTTCGCGCTCGGGCACCAGCGCGCTCGGCGCGACCTCGAACGTCCACGCGATCCGCCGGGCCTTGCGCAGTCGGTCGAGCACCCCGAACACATCGTCCACATCGGACAGCCCGGCCGCGATGTCGACCGCCCGCCGGTGCCCGTCGCACGCGGCCAGCACGCGGGCCTCGGCGTCGTCCAGCACGACCGGCGCGGTCATCGGCACGTGCAGGACGTTGCCCACGACGTCCACGAACGGCATCCGGCGCGGCGCGGCCCACGGCCGGACCTCGTCGGTGGTCAGCACTTCGGCCAACTCCTGGACGGCCCAGTTCTCCAGGTACACGGTGCGCCGGTCGACCAGGCCGGCGCCGGGCACCGAGGTGAGCGCGGCCGGCGCGTCGTCCCGCACGTAGGCCCAGCCGACCGGGCCGAAGAAGCCGATGGTGTCGTTCTTCGCGCAGTACCGCTGGAGGTAGGCCACGACGGTGTGCTCCCACCGCCGGTAGTCGACGTTGCGCGCGGCGGCGGGGGAGGCGGCGCGCAGGGCGTCGACCGCGGTGACCAGCGCGCGCGGGTTCTGCCAGGCCACGGCCTCGCGGAACCGGGCGTCGCCGGCCACGCCGCGCAGGATCCCGGCGACCTCGACGCGGGCGTGCTCGAACCGCCCGGCGTAGTCGGCCTCGGCTTCGGCGACCCGCTCGGCCGCCCGCGCCGCGAGCGTCAACGCCGCCACCGCGTCGGCCGGACCGGCGACGAGTCCGCGGGCCTCGGCGAACCGGCCCTTGCGCACCAGGCGGCCGACCCGCCGGAGGGTGGCACGCTCGTCACCGCTCGCCGCGTCCTCCACGGCGCGCAACGCCCGGAACGCCGCCCACCGTGCTTCGCCGAGGGCTTCCCGTGCCGCGTGCACGTCGTCGGCGGCACGTGCGGCGGCGGGACTGCCCAACGCCACCAACGGCTCGATCCCGAACCCGGTACCCCGCAGCTCGACCCACCGCCACACCGCCCAGTCGCCGCCGGACGAGACGAGGTGGTCGGGCAGCCGGCCGACCATGTCCCGGTTGTGCCCGGTCGGGTCGGTGTGCCCGATCTGTGCCGCAGACCGTGTGTCGGAGCGGGCAGGGGACTGACCGGCGTCCGGGGCCGTGCGGCCCGGTGATGCCACTTCGGTGCTCGCGGTGGCAGTCGGCGGGATGCGGGTCGGAACCGGATCGCCCGCGCGCGCACCGGTCGCGGTGCCCGCCGCCGTCGGGTTCGGTGCCGTCACGCCGGTCTTGTCGGCGGCGGTCGGAAGCAGGTCGTCCGCGTTCAGGTCGATCACCCCCGCTCCGGCTTTCTTGTCGGTGGGTGCCGAATCGTCGGCAGTGCGGCTGGTCGGTGTCGTCGCGGGACCGGCTTCGGTCCTTTCGGCGACGGCCTGGGTCGGCGCCGCGCCGCCCGCGGACCCGAAGGCCGTGGCGGGCACCGGCGGGCGGGTGTGCGCGGTCGCCGGGCGGGTCTGGGCGGTGCCGCCGGGGCGGGTGTCGGCCGGTGCGCGCGTCGGCACGCGGTAGGACGAGCGGTCGCGGCGGGTGATCGGCGGGGTGGTCGTCGTGCCCGCGCGGTCGACCGCCTCGGCGCACGCGGCCAACGTGCGGGCCCGGTGCAGCTCGGCGATCGGCACCTCGACGCCGAACTCCTCGCGGACCCGGAACGCCAGCCGCACGGCCAGCAGCGAGTTGCCGCCGACGGCGAAGAAGTCGTCTTCCGCGTGCACCCGCCCGACGCCGAGCAGCATGCGCCACAACCCGGCCAGCCGGGTCTGCGTACCGGGCGCGGGCGCGGTGCCGGTCCGGACGTCCGTGCCACCGGCCGCCGGCAGCGCCGCGCGGTCGACCTTGCCGCTGCTGTTGAGCGGCAACGCGTCCAGCACCACGTACCGGGCCGGGCACAGGTAGGCGGGCAGGTGGTCGGCGGCGTGCTCGCGCAGCCCGTCCGCCGACCCGACCACGTACGCCACGAGGTGGCGCGTGTCGTCGTCGCCCGCCGGCACCACCGCGACCGCCGACACGCCCGCGTGCCGCCGCAGCACGGCCTCGACCTCGGCGGGTTCGACCAGGAACCCGCGCACCTTCACCTGCCGGTCGACCCGGCCGAGGAACTCCAGCACGCCGTCGGGCCGCCACCGCGCGCGGTCGCCCGTGCGGTACAGCCGCCGCCCGGCCGCGCCGAACGGGTCGGGTACGAACTTGGCCGCGGTCAGCGCGGGTTCGCCCTGGTAGCCCCGGGCCAGTCCGGCGCCGCCCGTGTACAGCTCGCCCGGCACGCCGACCGGCGCCGGGCGCATGTCGTCGTCGAGCACGTACGCCGTGGTCCGCTGGATCGGCGTGCCGATCGGCACGGTCGCGCCGACCTCGTCGGGCGAGGTCATCACGTGGCACGTGGTGAACGTGGTGTTCTCGGTCGGCCCGTAGCCGTTGACCACGGGCTTCCCGTCCCGTGCCGCCAACGCGGCCCGCACGGCGTCCGGCGCCAGCACGTCGCCGCCCGCCAGCAGGTGGTCGACGGACGTGAGCAGCGCCGGGTCGAGCTGGTGGAACAGCCCGGCGGTCAGCCACAGCACGGACACGTCGTGCTCGCGCAGCAGCGGGCCCAGCACGGCCGGGTCGGGCGGCCCCTCGGGCGCGGGCACCACGCGACCGCCGGTCAGCAGCGCGCCCCACACCTCCAGCGTGGTCAGGTCGAACGCGGTCGCGGACAGGTGCAGGAACGTCCGCCCCGGACCGAACGTCGCGAAGCTCGGGTCGCTCACCAGCCGCACCACGCCCCGGTGCGGCACGGCGACGCCCTTGGGCCGGCCGGTCGACCCCGACGTGTGGTTGACGTAGGCCAGGCCGTCCGGGTGCACGCGCACGTCCGGCGCGGTGTCCGGCAGTCGGTCGTCCACTTCGGACAGTAGGACGACGGTCGCGGGCAGGTCGAGCGGCCGGTCCGCCACCACGAGCGACGCGCCCGCCGCCCGCAACGCCGCCGCGTCGCGGGCCGCCGGGTTGCCCGGGTGCAGCGGCAGGTACGCGGCGCCCGCCTTGAGCACGGCGAGCAGCGTGACGACCAGGTCCGCGCCGCGCGGCAGGGCGACGCCCACCGGCCGGTCGGGACGGGCGCCGCGGGCCACCAGCAGGTGTGCCAGGCGGTTCGCGCGCCGGTCGAGTTCCGCGTAGGAGAGCCAGCCCGACGGCGTGAGCACCGCGTCCGCGTCGGGCCGCAGGCGGACCTGCTCGGCGAACAGGTCCGGGATCGTGGCGTCCGCCGGGTACGGCACGGCGGTGTCGTTCCACCCGGCCAGGTCCAGGCCGCGGGGTTCGCCGACCGCGCGCACGGGCCGGTCGGGGTCCCGTGCCAGACCGGTGAGCAGGTCGCGCACGTGCCCGAGCAGCACGTCCGGCGCCCAGTCCGGGAACCGCGCCGCGTCGTGGATCAGCCGCAGGCTCAACCGGGGTTCGGCGAACGCGTAGAGCGTCACCGCGTAGCCGGGCGTGCGCAGGATCTCGACGTGCCGGTCGGAGGGCGTGGTCGCCCGGTCCGCGAGCACGGTGTTGATCTCGCGGTGTTCGAACAGCACGAGGCTGCGCACCCGCCCGGCCTCGGGCACCGGGCCGAGCTGGTGGTCGCGGGCGGCGACGGACCGTGCCCGCACGGCACCCAGCCAGGTGCGGACGGAGGCGTCCCGGTCGACCGGCAGGCGCAGCGGCGTCGTGGCGATGAGCAGGCCGATCATGTCCGCCGCGCCCTCGACCGTGCCGTGCCGGGCCGCGCGGGTCACCGCGAACGCGGACTCGTCGTCGCCGGAGTGCGCGGCCAGCAGCAGGCTCCACGCGGCGAGCACGACCGTGTTGACGGTGACGCCGGTGGTCGCGGCGAGCGCACGCACCGACGTGGTTTCCTCGTCGGACAGCTCCAACGCGGCCGTGGCCATGCGGACCGGGCCGGACGCGGCGTGCTCCAACGGCAGCGGGCCGGTGTCGGGCAGGTCGGCGAGTTCCGTGCGCCAGAACCGTTCGTCGGCCTCGGTCGGGCGTGCCGCGTGCCACCGGGCGTAGTCGGCGAAGTCGGGGCGGTCCGGGAGGACCGCCGCCGGGCCGCCCAGCCGGGCCGCGTAGTCGTCGTCGATCTCGGCCAGCAGCATCGCCAGCGACCGGCCGTCGAGGATCGCGTGGTGGAACGTCACCACGACGACGCCGCCGGGCAGCGCGACGACCCGCAGTGCCGGACCGGACACCGGGTCGACGCCGCGTCGCCGGTCCTCGCGCAGGAACGCGGCCACGTCGGAGACCGTGTCGTCGTTGCCGACCGGCACGTCCGCCGCCGGGGTCAGGACCTGGTCGGCGCCGCCGTCCGGGCGCCACCGCAGCCGCGTGCGCAGCACCGGGTGCCGGTCGACCGCCGCGCGCCACGCCGCGAGGTAGGCGTCCCGGTCGTACTCCGCCGACCACCGCAGGACGCACTGGACGACATCCGTCCCGGCCTCCGGATCGCGCAGTCCGGCGGCCACCATGCCACTTTGCAGCGGCAGGGCCGGAACGCTTCCCGGTTCCGCGTGCACGACAGACCTCCCCGATTGTTGCGAGCATGCGCCGGTAGGCCGCGAAACAATTCACGGCCGGTTCACGGCAGGACGTCGACGCCCGGAAGATCGGGCGGGAAATAGATCGGCGGACTCAGCCGCCGTGGGCGCGCAGGTGTTCGCGGACGCTGCGCGGACGCGCGTCGGTCCACACGCGACCGATGTGCTCCAGGCACTCTTCCCTGGTACCGCGCGTGCCTTCGGCCCGCCAGCCCAGGGGGAGATCGCGGTCGGCGAACCAGACCGAGTACTGCTCCTCGTCGTTCAAGACGACCAGAAATTCCGGTGAATCCACCATGCTTCGGAGTCCTTCGCGGATCGCGGCGTATTGCCTGCGGGGCACGCTACGCGGCGGATGTCCGTTTTCGGAATCCACTGAACGGGGCAAGGGCGATATCGTTGTCGATGGCGGTCCATCCGGTCCGCTAATGGCTCGGCCGCGCACCGGCGGTGCGCGGCCGTCTGTTTCGACAAAGCTTATGGGTCTCGATAGGAATTCCGGATGGCGGGCTCAGTCCCGCAGTGAGCCGAGCAGGCGCCAGGTCCGTTCCTGGTCCCCGGGCCCGCCCAGGTTCGTGTTCGCCGCGACGACCTCGGTCGCGCCGGCCTCGAAGTAGCGGCGCACCTGGTCGGCGACGGTCTTCTCGTCGCCGATGACCGCCAGGTCCGCCGCGCGCTCGACGGCACCGAGTCCGAGCACCCGCTGGTAGGACGGGACGGTCTCGTAGAGCGCGAGGTCGGCGGCGGCACGTTCGCGCGCGCCCTCGACGTCGTCGGTCACCACGATCGGGACGAGCGCGATGACCCGTCGATCGGCGCCGCCCGAACCCGCGCGCAGGTCCGCGACGATCGTCTCCAGGGCCTTCGGGTTCGCGAGGTAGGGCTGGATGCCGTCGGACAGTTCGCCCGCCACCCGCACGGCCTTCGGTCCCATCACGGCCACGACCACCGACGGCGGCTCGGCGCCCGGCAAGGCCGCCGGGAAGGGCGTGCGCGCGACGACCGTCTCGCCCGCGAAGTCGACCGTGCCGGTCTTGAACAGCGTGTCGAACACCGTGAGGTACTCGCGCAGCCTCAACGCGGGACGTTCGTGCTTCACGCCGAACACGGGCTCGACGAAGTCCTTGGCGCCTAACGCGATGCCGAAGGTGAACCTGTTGTGCGTGGCGGCCTGCGCGGTCTGCGCCGCGGCGGCCAGCGGGAGCGGGTGGCGGCCGTAGATCGGGACCGCGCTGGTGCCCAGCCGCAGCTCCGGCACCCGCGTGCCGACGACGGCGGCGAGGGCGATGGCGTCGTAGTGGAAGATCTGGGCGAACCAGCCGGACTCGAGGCCGGCGTCCGCCGCCAGGCGGGCCTGCGCCACGACGTCGTCGACGTAGTTCGTGCTGTCGGGTCCCGCACCGAGGACCGTGCCGATGGTCATGATCGCGGTAACCGGCCGGTGACGGACCGCATTCCCCGTTCCGGGATGCGGGATGCGGACCGGTGCGCGGTCGTGGTCTGGTGGGGGACGACTTCGCGGAAAGGACTCGTGTCATGACCAGAGCTGTCGTGCTGTCCGGATACGGCGGCCCCGAGGTGCTCGTCGAGGCCGACGTGCCGACCCCGTCCCCCGGTCCGGGGCAGGTGCTGATCGCGGTGCGCGCGATCGGTCTGAACCCCTTCGACGTCAAGGTGCGCTCGGGGGCGTTCCGCGACGTCATGCCCCTCGACCTGCCCGCCGTGCTCGGCCTGGAGGCGGCGGGCGTCGTCGTCGAGTCCACAGTGGACGATTTCGCCGTCGGCGACGAGGTGTTCGGCCTGGTGGACGGCGGCGCCTACGCCGAACGTGCACTGGCCACCGCCGTGGCGCGCAAACCCGTCGGGCTGGACTGGAGCCTGGCCGCCGCGCTGCCGGTCGCCGTGGAGGTCACGGGCCGCGTGCTGCGTGCGCTGGACGTGGCGCAGGGGGAGACCGTGCTGGTCAACGGCGCGGCGGGCGCGGTCGGCACGATCGCGGTGCAGATGTCGGTTGCCCGAGGCGCGCGGGTCGTCGGCACCGCGGGCGACGCGAACCAGGACCACCTCCGGTCG includes the following:
- a CDS encoding non-ribosomal peptide synthetase; the protein is MHAEPGSVPALPLQSGMVAAGLRDPEAGTDVVQCVLRWSAEYDRDAYLAAWRAAVDRHPVLRTRLRWRPDGGADQVLTPAADVPVGNDDTVSDVAAFLREDRRRGVDPVSGPALRVVALPGGVVVVTFHHAILDGRSLAMLLAEIDDDYAARLGGPAAVLPDRPDFADYARWHAARPTEADERFWRTELADLPDTGPLPLEHAASGPVRMATAALELSDEETTSVRALAATTGVTVNTVVLAAWSLLLAAHSGDDESAFAVTRAARHGTVEGAADMIGLLIATTPLRLPVDRDASVRTWLGAVRARSVAARDHQLGPVPEAGRVRSLVLFEHREINTVLADRATTPSDRHVEILRTPGYAVTLYAFAEPRLSLRLIHDAARFPDWAPDVLLGHVRDLLTGLARDPDRPVRAVGEPRGLDLAGWNDTAVPYPADATIPDLFAEQVRLRPDADAVLTPSGWLSYAELDRRANRLAHLLVARGARPDRPVGVALPRGADLVVTLLAVLKAGAAYLPLHPGNPAARDAAALRAAGASLVVADRPLDLPATVVLLSEVDDRLPDTAPDVRVHPDGLAYVNHTSGSTGRPKGVAVPHRGVVRLVSDPSFATFGPGRTFLHLSATAFDLTTLEVWGALLTGGRVVPAPEGPPDPAVLGPLLREHDVSVLWLTAGLFHQLDPALLTSVDHLLAGGDVLAPDAVRAALAARDGKPVVNGYGPTENTTFTTCHVMTSPDEVGATVPIGTPIQRTTAYVLDDDMRPAPVGVPGELYTGGAGLARGYQGEPALTAAKFVPDPFGAAGRRLYRTGDRARWRPDGVLEFLGRVDRQVKVRGFLVEPAEVEAVLRRHAGVSAVAVVPAGDDDTRHLVAYVVGSADGLREHAADHLPAYLCPARYVVLDALPLNSSGKVDRAALPAAGGTDVRTGTAPAPGTQTRLAGLWRMLLGVGRVHAEDDFFAVGGNSLLAVRLAFRVREEFGVEVPIAELHRARTLAACAEAVDRAGTTTTPPITRRDRSSYRVPTRAPADTRPGGTAQTRPATAHTRPPVPATAFGSAGGAAPTQAVAERTEAGPATTPTSRTADDSAPTDKKAGAGVIDLNADDLLPTAADKTGVTAPNPTAAGTATGARAGDPVPTRIPPTATASTEVASPGRTAPDAGQSPARSDTRSAAQIGHTDPTGHNRDMVGRLPDHLVSSGGDWAVWRWVELRGTGFGIEPLVALGSPAAARAADDVHAAREALGEARWAAFRALRAVEDAASGDERATLRRVGRLVRKGRFAEARGLVAGPADAVAALTLAARAAERVAEAEADYAGRFEHARVEVAGILRGVAGDARFREAVAWQNPRALVTAVDALRAASPAAARNVDYRRWEHTVVAYLQRYCAKNDTIGFFGPVGWAYVRDDAPAALTSVPGAGLVDRRTVYLENWAVQELAEVLTTDEVRPWAAPRRMPFVDVVGNVLHVPMTAPVVLDDAEARVLAACDGHRRAVDIAAGLSDVDDVFGVLDRLRKARRIAWTFEVAPSALVPERELRRQVERIDDPAVRDRIAATLDEVERGRGEVADAVGDPDRLVHAIGALQEKFTAITGTAAVRRPGLFYAGRTVVHEECRRDLDVTLSPALLDTLSPGLDLVLEAARWFTAAGAALYGKALREVYRRRVEATGDPTVRLADFWLWANDTIFRLDERLIARLVTALQRKWADALGAHDPDESRVHYEVDQVRDAVRKAFATARPGWRGAVQHSPDVLIAAKDAAAVRAGDYHWVLGEVHPGVNTMRAALFVSQHPDPVQLRDSMAADLGGPRVVLSTTREEGGTPQRLADALVLPRDLRIAFGHDACGPDLLGAVPVGECVIVEDGGRLVVRDRSGRVDHDLVELLNEQIMAQLVQHFRLLPAGAHTPRVSLDRLVVARETWRLKSADARFAFGPDEPTRFLDAQAWRIANAMPRYVFVKSPVEHKPFYVDLASPPSVELFAHAVRALDRERPDAPMTVGEMLPDPDHLWLTDAAGNRHTAEFRVVAVDRRGWRHFEEGAR
- a CDS encoding MbtH family protein, yielding MVDSPEFLVVLNDEEQYSVWFADRDLPLGWRAEGTRGTREECLEHIGRVWTDARPRSVREHLRAHGG